In Spodoptera frugiperda isolate SF20-4 chromosome 1, AGI-APGP_CSIRO_Sfru_2.0, whole genome shotgun sequence, the following are encoded in one genomic region:
- the LOC118273451 gene encoding outer dynein arm-docking complex subunit 4 has protein sequence MDFDNAKAQARSILGPTKDAEFLQSFVRVGIGDEEEETPVQKASISKRAPHSAEPEIEDEKQAVKERKESVKPKKKWKRKPKRERRRREEELYTDKDRAAAVVMGSKDIKQSLNLKDKAERSSALQLPDEADAGTLLALARAEMMRERYRTAVLFVNKAIELAPDEKAAYVARSKCYLLLGEPRSALIDAEAALKLDPKDAKALLRKAEALYYCGEFEMSLVHYHRGLRARPDLNDFRLGVQKAQEAIENTIGAVKVVKKAPKKRSKSARPVLGQLNSDKIYLENLLKNPDLAIADKKNDVVMRQAEEAIRFLENREEFWRQQQTTTISIE, from the exons ATGGACTTTGATAACGCTAAAGCACAAGCCAGGTCCATCCTAGGGCCTACGAAGGATGCTGAGTTCCTTCAGAGCTTCGTCCGAGTCGGTATAGGCGATGAAGAAGAAGAAACACCCGTGCAGAAAGCCTCGATCAGCAAGAGAGCACCACATTCTGCTGAACCAGAAATCGAGGATGAGAAACAGGCAGTCAAGGAGAGAAAGGAGTCAGTTAAGCCGAAAAAGAAATGGAAGAGGAAGCCAAAACGCGAGAGGAGACGACGCGAAGAGGAGTTGTATACGGACAAGGATCGGGCTGCAGCTGTGGTGATGGGCTCGAAGGACATCAAGCAGTCGTTGAACTTGAAGGACAAAGCAGAGCGTAGTAGCGCTCTACAGCTACCTGATGAAGCCGACGCCGGCACGCTGCTGGCTCTCGCTAGGGCTGAGATGATGAGGGAGCGATACCGTACCGCTGTGTTGTTCGTCAATAAG GCCATTGAACTAGCTCCCGACGAGAAAGCAGCCTACGTTGCTCGCAGTAAATGCTACCTCCTCCTCGGTGAGCCTCGTTCAGCACTGATAGACGCTGAAGCAGCGCTTAAACTAGACCCTAAGGATGCTAAAGCCCTACTTCGGAAGGCAGAAGCTCTCTACTACTGCGGAGAGTTTGAAATGAGTCTTGTACATTATCACCGAGGATTGAGAGCCAGGCCTGACCTGAATGACTTCAGACTTGGAGTCCAAAAAGCACag GAAGCCATTGAAAACACGATCGGTGCAGTGAAAGTGGTGAAGAAAGCTCCGAAGAAGAGATCAAAATCTGCGAGGCCAGTGCTGGGACAGCTGAACTCCGACAAGATCTACCTTGAGAACTTGTTGAAGAACCCTGACTTGGCCATCGCAGACAAGAAGAACGACGTGGTGATGAGACAGGCAGAGGAAGCCATCAGGTTCTTAGAAAACCGCGAGGAGTTTTGGAGACAACAGCAAACCACTAc TATCAGTATTGAATAA
- the LOC118273342 gene encoding uncharacterized protein LOC118273342, with the protein MGFRFIAFVLVVILFGTQTVRANRRSCGCLKPYQIAACDAVFSPRAMEVTCCHPMKTFVDTNNQCLVELETDEFTCAVSKCATGKYNFTTRDNIDLKKVKHVLQNISDSDPETTPLVEEIKKNCFDNRYLRYVTSDPCCDNMKYEVCAYVSCLMGCQKFYTHPHRCRRLAINVAICKPVLQKYLDYINGESTCSSK; encoded by the exons ATGGGTTTCCGTTTTATTGCGTTTGTTTTAGTTGTAATCTTGTTTGGAACACAGACG gttCGTGCAAATCGTAGAAGCTGTGGATGTTTGAAACCTTATCAGATAGCAGCGTGTGATGCAGTATTCAGCCCAAGG GCTATGGAAGTGACTTGCTGTCACCCGATGAAAACTTTTGTAGACACGAATAACCAGTGCTTGGTCGAATTAGAAACTGATGAATTTACT TGTGCAGTATCAAAATGTGCGACAGGGAAGTATAACTTTACAACAAGAGACAACATAGACCTGAAGAAAGTTAAACATGTCCTTCAAAACATTAGCGACAGTGATCCTGAAACGACACCACTGGTTgaggaaataaagaaaaactgtttCGATAATCGCTACCTACGTTACGTCACTAGCGACCCCTGCTGTGATAATATGAAGTATGAAGTCTGTGCCTACGTTAGTTGTCTGATG GGTTGTCAGAAGTTCTACACTCATCCGCACAGATGTAGAAGGCTGGCAATAAACGTGGCTATTTGCAAGCCAGTCCTTCAAAAGTACTTGGACTACATCAATGGAGAGAGCACTTGCTCATCAAAGTAA
- the LOC118273596 gene encoding uncharacterized protein LOC118273596 gives MGFHIAFVSTIILFGIWTDRANGACLTDDQIAACDEVFNPVNMEEPCCIPLQGYIDVHNQCMEEMGADEFTCYVSRCVTAKYRFRTRNVIEPELVRKKFRMFNYFDPDTKPLTDEIEDNCLDDHYFKYETNETSCDYNKFELCANVNALMGCQDFHNSRHCDELVANVVICKPVLRDYLHYLTGGSC, from the exons ATGGGTTTCCACATTGCTTTTGTTTCAACGATTATCTTATTTGGAATATGGACa GATCGTGCAAATGGTGCATGTTTGACAGATGATCAGATTGCAGCATGTGATGAAGTATTTAACCCAGTG aataTGGAAGAGCCCTGCTGTATCCCATTGCAAGGGTATATAGATGTACATAATCAGTGCATGGAGGAAATGGGTGCTGATGAATTTACT TGCTACGTATCAAGATGTGTGACAGCGAAGTATCGTTTTAGAACAAGAAACGTTATAGAGCCAGAGTTAGTTAGAAAAAAGTTTCGGATGTTTAACTATTTCGATCCGGATACCAAGCCATTGACTGATGAAATAGAAGACAACTGTTTGGACGATCATTACTTTAAGTACGAGACTAATGAAACCTCCTGTGATTATAACAAGTTCGAACTTTGTGCCAACGTTAACGCTTTGATG GGCTGTCAAGATTTCCACAATTCGCGTCATTGTGACGAGTTGGTTGCAAATGTGGTTATTTGCAAGCCAGTCCTTCGAGACTACTTGCACTACCTCACTGGAGGCTCTTGCTAA